A section of the Candidatus Saccharimonadia bacterium genome encodes:
- a CDS encoding transporter suffix domain-containing protein: protein MINELRTKRAKLGIALIYLAGLGWIAELIIPFSRLPHKGITLIITLVVAELCFGAGVAVLGKPVYAALKARLIAYLRRPPQD, encoded by the coding sequence ATGATCAACGAACTGCGTACCAAGCGCGCCAAATTGGGCATCGCTCTTATCTATCTCGCCGGTCTCGGCTGGATCGCCGAACTCATTATTCCCTTCAGCCGACTGCCGCACAAAGGCATCACGCTCATAATTACCCTTGTCGTCGCCGAACTATGCTTCGGGGCCGGCGTTGCCGTGCTCGGCAAGCCCGTTTACGCAGCGCTCAAAGCGCGCCTCATTGCCTACCTTCGCCGACCACCGCAAGACTAA
- a CDS encoding ABC transporter ATP-binding protein, with amino-acid sequence MTKETLRLFWQATWRYKGLLLASEAGAILWVLTSEIAAPFIVSQVINRLSHAAAGSLTLADFAPFLWAYVAVRVVNVVVSRVMMQPYIRLEPNVTRDLEDMSYKALQSHSMGFFADNFSGALVAKVSRFTSSYQKIIETATGDFAMLLYRYVFIMAILFYLNVVIALVFLLWTAIFSGSVVYLHRRKLKHSEAAAAAQTLVTARLADIITNTLTIRSFARSDEERRGFEGLTQDRRDLRFQAYRYGDQIRLYKSVVITVLNILVLGLSIYFGLSGKLGIGSIILIQLFLFQLVNQLWNLGRFMDRFEESLADANEMTEIILQPNDVVDPARPEASRIVRGAIELRDVTFSYHDERHDDALLDRLKIVIPAGQKVGLVGPSGGGKTTITKLLLRFMDIQSGEILIDGQNIAHLRQEDLRRSIAYVPQEPLLFHRSIFENIAYGKPKASREEVLAAAKKAHADDFITQLNHGYETIVGERGVKLSGGQRQRVAIARALLKDAPILVLDEATSSLDSVSERYITEAMGVLMRRRTTIVVAHRLSTIRRLDRILVIRDGQVVEDGSHDELLGRDGLYAQLWSHQAGDLLDDPAATTV; translated from the coding sequence ATGACAAAAGAAACATTACGGTTATTTTGGCAGGCGACATGGCGCTACAAGGGGCTGCTGCTAGCCTCTGAAGCCGGCGCTATCTTGTGGGTTTTGACCTCAGAAATCGCCGCGCCGTTTATCGTGAGCCAGGTGATCAATCGGTTGTCGCATGCGGCAGCGGGAAGTTTGACGCTGGCGGATTTTGCGCCGTTTTTGTGGGCATATGTGGCGGTGCGGGTGGTGAATGTGGTGGTGTCGCGGGTCATGATGCAGCCGTACATTCGGCTGGAGCCCAATGTGACTCGTGACTTGGAGGACATGAGTTATAAGGCTTTGCAGAGCCATAGTATGGGATTCTTTGCGGATAATTTTAGCGGTGCGTTGGTGGCGAAGGTGAGCCGGTTTACGAGCTCGTATCAGAAGATTATTGAAACGGCGACCGGCGACTTTGCGATGCTGCTGTATCGATACGTGTTCATTATGGCGATTTTGTTTTACCTGAATGTGGTGATAGCGCTGGTGTTTTTGCTTTGGACGGCGATATTTAGTGGGTCGGTGGTGTATCTGCACCGGCGTAAGCTTAAGCACTCTGAAGCGGCGGCAGCGGCTCAGACGCTCGTGACAGCGCGGCTGGCCGATATTATCACCAATACGCTCACGATTCGGTCGTTTGCGCGGTCGGATGAAGAGCGGCGCGGCTTTGAGGGGCTCACGCAGGATAGGCGAGATTTGCGGTTTCAGGCGTATCGGTACGGCGATCAGATTCGGCTCTACAAGAGTGTGGTGATCACGGTGCTGAATATTTTGGTACTCGGATTGTCGATTTACTTTGGGTTGTCGGGCAAGCTGGGGATTGGATCGATTATTTTGATTCAGCTGTTTTTGTTCCAGCTGGTGAACCAATTGTGGAACCTGGGGCGGTTTATGGATCGTTTCGAGGAGTCACTGGCGGATGCGAACGAGATGACCGAGATTATTTTGCAGCCCAATGACGTGGTGGATCCGGCTAGGCCGGAAGCGAGCCGGATTGTGCGTGGCGCGATTGAGCTGCGGGACGTGACGTTTTCGTACCACGATGAGCGGCACGATGATGCCTTGCTTGATCGGCTGAAGATTGTGATTCCCGCTGGGCAAAAGGTGGGGCTGGTGGGGCCGTCGGGCGGGGGCAAGACCACGATTACGAAGCTGCTGCTGCGCTTTATGGACATTCAGAGTGGGGAAATTCTCATTGATGGGCAAAATATTGCGCATTTGCGGCAGGAAGACTTGCGGCGTTCGATTGCCTATGTGCCCCAGGAGCCACTGCTGTTTCATCGCTCCATTTTTGAGAATATTGCTTATGGAAAGCCAAAAGCCTCGCGCGAAGAGGTGCTGGCGGCGGCCAAAAAGGCGCACGCGGATGACTTCATCACCCAGCTTAATCATGGCTACGAGACGATTGTGGGCGAGCGAGGCGTGAAGCTCTCGGGCGGCCAGCGCCAGCGGGTGGCGATTGCGCGGGCGTTGCTCAAGGATGCGCCGATTTTGGTGCTTGATGAAGCCACCAGCTCGCTCGATTCGGTCTCGGAGCGGTATATCACCGAGGCCATGGGAGTGCTCATGCGGCGGCGCACGACGATTGTGGTGGCGCACCGGCTGTCGACCATCCGTCGGCTCGACCGGATCTTGGTGATCCGTGACGGTCAGGTGGTGGAGGATGGCTCCCATGACGAGCTGCTTGGGCGCGACGGTTTGTACGCGCAGTTGTGGTCGCATCAAGCGGGCGATCTGCTCGACGATCCGGCGGCGACTACGGTTTAG